The sequence AAACATGTTGGGGGGAATCAAAAAGTAACCTGTTTTTGTGGGCGCATTTATATTTATAACCCTAAAACAAAGACCTACAGACGCGCTCTGATTGAGGAAGTTTAAGTAGTGTCTTCAAGAGGAAATTCTAATGAAAAAGATTGTTTTCATTTTTTTAGCTCTTCTATTTTTCTTGATCTTTGTATTTTGTTTTGTTTGGTGGAAAGAAGCCACTAAACCCAAGGACCCTGGTTTTAAAGCATTTATGAGTTTTGTTGTTCCTCGCGGTTCTTCTGCCAGTCAGGTGGGTAAAAAATTGCAGGACGAAGGTTTAATTAGGAGTTCTTTGGCTTTCAAAATTTATTTTCAGTTTCAAGGAAAATCTTCTCAAATCAAAGCAGGGGAGTATCAGATTTCTCCATCTGAGACGATGCAACAGATAGTTAATAAATTGATTTCTGGCCCCCGTCTTTTTTGGGTTACTTTTCCTGAGGGTTTAAGAAAAGAGGAAATAGCCTTAAAGTTAATTAAAGAACTAAATATTGAAAATTCTCCAAGTTTCTATAATCAGTTTCTTGAGGAATCAAAAGGTAAAGAAGGTTTCCTTTTCCCTGATACTTATCTTTTACCAAAAGAGATTACTGCAGATAAATTTGTTGGCCTTCTTTATAATAATTTTCTTGCTAAAACAAAACCTTTAGAGAACGATATTAAAAGGACAGGTATGAGTTTAGAGCAAGTAATTATTTTTGCCTCAATTATTGAAAGAGAAACAAGGTCTGAGAGTGAACGCCCAATTGTGGCAGGAATTTTGATTAAAAGACTTAAAAGTGGTTGGCCTTTACAGGTTGATGCTTCGGTACAATATGCCGTTGCGACAAAAAATTGTATTGGTTTTAATCCTGATTGCAAGTGGTGGCCAATTTTAACAAAGAACGATATGGATATTAACTCGCCATTTAACAGTTATAAATTTAAAGGATTGCCTCCAACCCCAATTTCAAATCCTGGAATCTCTTCAATTAAAGCCGTGATTTATTCAAAAGAAAGCAATTATTGGTTCTACTTGCACGATGATAAGGGGAATGTTTACTTTGCTAAGACTCTAGAGGAACACCAATCAAATATTAGAAAATATTTAAGGAAGTAGGTTTGACAATTTCTGGGAGTCTTTTTCCTCTTGACAGATATAAAAATATATATATAATCACCGTTAGGCGTAACTGTAGCTTACGCTCCTTTGTTTGTTCCCATTAAGGGATTTTTTTGTGTGTATTTTTAGCAACAAAGGATAATAATTTTGCCTTGGCAATGAATAACAAAAACCAGCACAGAGTATATTTCAGTGAGGAAAAAGGTAATCTTACAGCAGCTGACCTCACTTTTATTCAGAAGGAATCTTGGCAGTGGTTTTTAGATGAAGCTATATCAAACGAGCTTAAAGAAATTTCTCCAATTGAAGATTTTACTGGTAAGAATTGGGAACTTTATCTTGAAAACCCTTCTTTAGGAGAACCAACAATAACTTCCAAAAAAGCTTTGGAGAAAGGGTTGACCTATTCTGTGCCTCTTAAAATTACAGCCACTTTAGTTAATAAGAGAAATGGTAAGAAAGTGACTCAAGAGGTTTTTTTGGGAGAGATTCCTCAAATGACCTCAAGAGGAACTTTTATAATTAGTGGTGTTGAAAGATCAGTGGTGAGTCAATTGGTTCGCTCTCCTGGGGTTTATTTTTCTGGTGAACTTGATTCTTCTTCTGGAAGAATGCTTTATCATTCTGAAATTAGGCCATTGCATGGTACTTGGCTAGAATTTGAAGTGTCTAAAAACGATGTTATATCAGCCCGTATTGATAGGAGAAGAAAAATAACTGCTAGTGTTCTCTTGCGTATATTTGGTGTTGAAACTAATGATGAAATCCAGTCTCTCTTTAAGGAAGTAGATAAGGATCCTCAACATAAATATATTTCTTCAACCTTAAATCGTGATCTTACCACCAATAAAGAAGAAGCTTTGCTTGATTTCTACAGAAGGATGAGGCCGGGAGAGCCTGTTCTTCTTGAAAATGCTGAAAGTTTGTTTAGAGGGATGTTTCTTGACCATCGTAGGTATGATTTGGGATCTGTAGGTAGGTTTAAAATAAACAAGAGGTTGGGTCTTGACATTCCCAATGTAAAGCAGAATTGGGTTTTAACAAAGGAGGATATCATTTTCACTCTTAAGTATCTAATTGGACTTCAAAACGGTGAGGGAAAAGTTGATGATATCGATCATTTGGCCAATCGTAGGGTAAGGAGAGTTGGTGAACTCGTATCAACTAACGCTTTTCGGGTTGGGTTGTTAAGACTTGAGAGGTCTATCAAGGAAAAGATGAGCTTAATATCTCCTGCTGATAATCCTACCCCATCTTTACTGATTAGCGCCAGACCTTTAGTTGCGTCTTTAAATGAATTTTTCAGATTGAGCCAGCTTTCGGCAATTTTAGATAATACCAATCCTTTAAGTGAGCTTGATATATTAAGAAAGCTTTCTGTAATGGGTACTGGGGGTATTAATCGGGAAAGAGCTTCGTTTTCTATTCGTGATGTTAGTAGTTCTCAATATAGCCGTATTGATCCAGTTAGAACTCCTGAAGGTCAGAACATTGGTCTGGTTAATTATTTAGCTCTTTATGCTAGAGTTAATAATTATGGTTTTATAGAAGCTCCTTACAGAAAAGTTGAAAAGATTAGAAAAGGTGGAAAGACCTTAGTGAAGGTGACAGATGAAATAATTTATCTACCAGCAGATGATGAAGAGGAATATCATATTACTCACTGCGGAGTTAATATAGATAAAGATGGATTTATAACGGATGAAAGAGTGGCTTTTCGTTACAAAGGATCAGTTTTAGAAGGACCAACTCATCTTGTTGATCTTATTGACGTAACGCCAAGGCAGGTGGTTGGAGCTTCTGCTTCTCTTATTCCGTTTTTGGCTCATGATGAAGGTAATCGTGCTTTGATGGGAGCTAACATGCAATGTCAAGCTGTACCTTTAATTAAGCCGGAATCTCCTATTGTAGGAACAGGAATGGAAGGCCTAATAGCAAGGGGAATGGGGCGTCTTATAGAGTCTCAATTTTCTGGAGTGGTTGATTATGCTGATGCTGAAAAGGTTGTTATTAGGTTAGATAAAGAGACAGAAGATAAAGGATCTGAAGAGGTAGAAATATCTAAAGATGGAAAAACAGCAACTTACTTTTTGACCAAGTTCAAGAAAACATCTCAATCAACATGTTATAACCAAAGAGTGGTTGTTAAACCAGGAGATAGAGTTGAAAAAGGTGATGTTTTGGCTGATGGGCCATCAATGGAAAATGGAGAACTTGCGTTGGGAAGAAACCTCTTAATTGCCTATATGTCCCTTGATGGTTACGGTTTTGAAGATGCAATTTTGATTTCAGACCGTTTGGTTAAAGAAGACCTGATGACTTCAATAAATATAGAGGAATATGAGGCTGATGTAGTTGAGACGAAACTTGGCCCAGAAGAATTAACCAGAGATATTCCCAACGTTGCTGAATCTGAACTGGCTAATTTGGCTGAAGATGGAATTGTTGTCGTTGGGGCTGAGGTTGGGCCTAATGATATTCTAGTAGGTAAAATTGCTCCCAAAGGGGAGACAGAATT comes from Patescibacteria group bacterium and encodes:
- a CDS encoding aminodeoxychorismate lyase, with the protein product MKKIVFIFLALLFFLIFVFCFVWWKEATKPKDPGFKAFMSFVVPRGSSASQVGKKLQDEGLIRSSLAFKIYFQFQGKSSQIKAGEYQISPSETMQQIVNKLISGPRLFWVTFPEGLRKEEIALKLIKELNIENSPSFYNQFLEESKGKEGFLFPDTYLLPKEITADKFVGLLYNNFLAKTKPLENDIKRTGMSLEQVIIFASIIERETRSESERPIVAGILIKRLKSGWPLQVDASVQYAVATKNCIGFNPDCKWWPILTKNDMDINSPFNSYKFKGLPPTPISNPGISSIKAVIYSKESNYWFYLHDDKGNVYFAKTLEEHQSNIRKYLRK
- the rpoB gene encoding DNA-directed RNA polymerase subunit beta, whose translation is MNNKNQHRVYFSEEKGNLTAADLTFIQKESWQWFLDEAISNELKEISPIEDFTGKNWELYLENPSLGEPTITSKKALEKGLTYSVPLKITATLVNKRNGKKVTQEVFLGEIPQMTSRGTFIISGVERSVVSQLVRSPGVYFSGELDSSSGRMLYHSEIRPLHGTWLEFEVSKNDVISARIDRRRKITASVLLRIFGVETNDEIQSLFKEVDKDPQHKYISSTLNRDLTTNKEEALLDFYRRMRPGEPVLLENAESLFRGMFLDHRRYDLGSVGRFKINKRLGLDIPNVKQNWVLTKEDIIFTLKYLIGLQNGEGKVDDIDHLANRRVRRVGELVSTNAFRVGLLRLERSIKEKMSLISPADNPTPSLLISARPLVASLNEFFRLSQLSAILDNTNPLSELDILRKLSVMGTGGINRERASFSIRDVSSSQYSRIDPVRTPEGQNIGLVNYLALYARVNNYGFIEAPYRKVEKIRKGGKTLVKVTDEIIYLPADDEEEYHITHCGVNIDKDGFITDERVAFRYKGSVLEGPTHLVDLIDVTPRQVVGASASLIPFLAHDEGNRALMGANMQCQAVPLIKPESPIVGTGMEGLIARGMGRLIESQFSGVVDYADAEKVVIRLDKETEDKGSEEVEISKDGKTATYFLTKFKKTSQSTCYNQRVVVKPGDRVEKGDVLADGPSMENGELALGRNLLIAYMSLDGYGFEDAILISDRLVKEDLMTSINIEEYEADVVETKLGPEELTRDIPNVAESELANLAEDGIVVVGAEVGPNDILVGKIAPKGETELTAEERLLRAIFGEKAREVRDTSLRLPHGERGIVVDVQILDREKGDELGAGVIKRVIVRVAQMRKITVGDKVAGRHGNKGVIAKVMPVADMPFLADGTPVDIIISPLSVVSRMNLGQLLECHLGWAAQKQGIKVALPVFDEIGEDRIVNELKKANLPVNGKARLFDGRTGEAFLEDTTVGIAYIIKLNHMVEDKTHARSTGPYSLVTQQPLGGKAQMGGQRLGEMEVWALEAHRAAYTLQEMLTIKSDDIVGRAKAFEAIVKGVDIPQSTVPESFKVLVRELNSLCLSIEASGRVSREEGEISEEVSELGLELEEASGAKEVAVASELLNPEGPMEVDETLPVEENN